In Nicotiana tabacum cultivar K326 chromosome 17, ASM71507v2, whole genome shotgun sequence, one DNA window encodes the following:
- the LOC107788426 gene encoding uncharacterized protein LOC107788426 isoform X2 produces MSSKINLLICFFILHLLAATNVRGRKIGIYEIKKGDFSVRITNYGARIISVLLPDKHGNIGDVALGYDTVKEYENDTTSFGALLGRVANRIGGAQFTLNGTLYKLIANDGANTLHGGPKGFSRVVWNVNKYEQDGPYPHITLTYHSTDGEEGFPGDVLASVTYALEDPYKLSVVMKAKALNKATPVNLAQHTYWNIGGHNSGDILSNVVQIFASHITPVDEHLIPTGEISPVKNTPYDFLKPREVGNQISKLPSGYDINYALDSTVEMKPVAIVYDKKSGRVMDLQASAPGVQFYTANSLIQKGKGGYVYQPHAALCFETQGFPDAVNHPNFPSTIVTPGKAYVHKMLYTFSIMKYWNSY; encoded by the exons ATGTCTTCAAAGATTAATCTGTTGATCTGTTTTTTCATTCTTCATCTGTTGGCTGCTACCAATGTTAGAGGGCGCAAGATAGGGATATATGAGATAAAGAAAGGAGATTTCTCTGTTAGAATCACTAATTATGGTGCCAGAATCATCTCTGTCCTTCTTCCTGATAAGCACG GAAATATAGGTGATGTTGCTCTGGGATATGACACCGTCAAAGAATATGAG AATGATACAACTTCTTTCGGAGCCCTACTTGGAAGGGTAGCTAACCGGATTGGTGGTGCTCAATTTACTTTGAACGGAACCCTTTATAAGCTTATTGCCAATGATGGCGCAAACACGCTGCACG GTGGCCCAAAAGGATTTAGCCGTGTTGTTTGGAATGTTAACAAATATGAGCAAGATGGTCCCTATCCTCACATTACTTTAACCTACCACAGTACTGATGGGGAAGAAG GATTTCCTGGTGATGTTCTTGCCTCTGTTACCTATGCATTGGAAGATCCTTACAAGCTTAGTGTGGTAATGAAGGCAAAAGCACTAAACAAGGCCACTCCAGTTAACTTGGCTCAACACACTTATTGGAACATTGGTGGACACAACAGTGGAGATATCTTGTCCAACGTTGTTCAAATCTTTGCGTCACACATCACTCCAGTAGACGAACATCTCATTCCTACAGGTGAAATTTCTCCCGTCAAGAACACGCCCTATGATTTCCTTAAACCCCGTGAAGTGGGGAACCAGATCAGTAAACTCCCAAGTGGATATGACATCAACTATGCACTCGACAGCACTGTAGAAATGAAGCCCGTGGCAATAGTTTATGATAAGAAGTCAGGAAGAGTGATGGATTTACAAGCGTCTGCGCCTGGTGTGCAATTCTACACTGCAAactcccttattcagaaggggaAAGGTGGATATGTATATCAGCCTCATGCAGCATTGTGCTTCGAGACTCAAGGGTTCCCTGATGCTGTGAACCACCCAAATTTCCCTTCAACAATTGTGACTCCAGGAAAGGCCTACGTTCACAAAATGCTGTATACTTTCTCAATCATGAAATACTGGAATTCTTATTAA
- the LOC107788426 gene encoding uncharacterized protein LOC107788426 isoform X1, translated as MSSKINLLICFFILHLLAATNVRGRKIGIYEIKKGDFSVRITNYGARIISVLLPDKHEISVTVSCSVPGNIGDVALGYDTVKEYENDTTSFGALLGRVANRIGGAQFTLNGTLYKLIANDGANTLHGGPKGFSRVVWNVNKYEQDGPYPHITLTYHSTDGEEGFPGDVLASVTYALEDPYKLSVVMKAKALNKATPVNLAQHTYWNIGGHNSGDILSNVVQIFASHITPVDEHLIPTGEISPVKNTPYDFLKPREVGNQISKLPSGYDINYALDSTVEMKPVAIVYDKKSGRVMDLQASAPGVQFYTANSLIQKGKGGYVYQPHAALCFETQGFPDAVNHPNFPSTIVTPGKAYVHKMLYTFSIMKYWNSY; from the exons ATGTCTTCAAAGATTAATCTGTTGATCTGTTTTTTCATTCTTCATCTGTTGGCTGCTACCAATGTTAGAGGGCGCAAGATAGGGATATATGAGATAAAGAAAGGAGATTTCTCTGTTAGAATCACTAATTATGGTGCCAGAATCATCTCTGTCCTTCTTCCTGATAAGCACG AAATCAGTGTTACAGTCTCTTGCTCCGTTCCAGGAAATATAGGTGATGTTGCTCTGGGATATGACACCGTCAAAGAATATGAG AATGATACAACTTCTTTCGGAGCCCTACTTGGAAGGGTAGCTAACCGGATTGGTGGTGCTCAATTTACTTTGAACGGAACCCTTTATAAGCTTATTGCCAATGATGGCGCAAACACGCTGCACG GTGGCCCAAAAGGATTTAGCCGTGTTGTTTGGAATGTTAACAAATATGAGCAAGATGGTCCCTATCCTCACATTACTTTAACCTACCACAGTACTGATGGGGAAGAAG GATTTCCTGGTGATGTTCTTGCCTCTGTTACCTATGCATTGGAAGATCCTTACAAGCTTAGTGTGGTAATGAAGGCAAAAGCACTAAACAAGGCCACTCCAGTTAACTTGGCTCAACACACTTATTGGAACATTGGTGGACACAACAGTGGAGATATCTTGTCCAACGTTGTTCAAATCTTTGCGTCACACATCACTCCAGTAGACGAACATCTCATTCCTACAGGTGAAATTTCTCCCGTCAAGAACACGCCCTATGATTTCCTTAAACCCCGTGAAGTGGGGAACCAGATCAGTAAACTCCCAAGTGGATATGACATCAACTATGCACTCGACAGCACTGTAGAAATGAAGCCCGTGGCAATAGTTTATGATAAGAAGTCAGGAAGAGTGATGGATTTACAAGCGTCTGCGCCTGGTGTGCAATTCTACACTGCAAactcccttattcagaaggggaAAGGTGGATATGTATATCAGCCTCATGCAGCATTGTGCTTCGAGACTCAAGGGTTCCCTGATGCTGTGAACCACCCAAATTTCCCTTCAACAATTGTGACTCCAGGAAAGGCCTACGTTCACAAAATGCTGTATACTTTCTCAATCATGAAATACTGGAATTCTTATTAA
- the LOC107788425 gene encoding uncharacterized protein LOC107788425 isoform X2 gives MSSKVSVLICLFILHLWAATSVTGRKIGIYEIKKGDLSVKITNYGARIISVLLPDKHGKIGDVVSGYDTIEEYKNDTRYFGALLGRVVNRIGGAQFTLNGTLYKLVPNEGNNTIHGFPGDVLASVTYALKDPYKLSVVFKAKALNKATPINLSHHPYWNIGGHNSGDVLSQVVQIFSSHITPVDEQLIPTGEIARVKNTPYDFLKPRKVGSRIDKIDRGYDRNYVLDSNEKMKPVAIVYDKKSGRVMDIQATAPCVHFYTANWVIDVKGKGGYVYQPHSSLSLETQGYPDAVNHPNFPSTIVNSGKTYAHSVLYTFSIKK, from the exons ATGTCTTCCAAGGTTAGTGTGTTAATCTGTTTGTTCATTCTTCATCTGTGGGCTGCCACAAGTGTTACAGGGCGAAAGATAGGAATCTATGAGATTAAGAAAGGAGATTTGTCTGTTAAGATCACTAATTATGGTGCCAGAATAATCTCTGTTCTTCTTCCTGATAAGCATG GAAAAATAGGTGATGTTGTTAGTGGATATGACACCATCGAGGAATACAAG AATGATACACGTTATTTTGGAGCCCTACTTGGAAGGGTTGTTAACCGGATTGGTGGTGCTCAATTTACTTTGAATGGAACCCTTTATAAGCTTGTTCCCAATGAAGGCAATAACACCATTCATG GATTTCCTGGTGATGTTCTTGCCTCTGTTACCTATGCATTAAAAGATCCTTACAAACTTAGTGTGGTATTTAAGGCAAAAGCACTGAACAAGGCCACTCCAATTAACCTGTCTCACCACCCTTACTGGAACATTGGTGGTCACAACAGTGGCGACGTCTTGTCCCAGGTTGTTCAAATCTTTTCATCACACATCACCCCAGTTGACGAACAGCTCATTCCCACAGGCGAGATCGCCCGTGTCAAGAACACGCCCTATGACTTTCTAAAACCCCGTAAGGTGGGGAGCAGGATCGACAAAATCGATAGAGGATATGACAGAAACTACGTACTTGACAGCAATGAAAAAATGAAACCAGTGGCAATAGTTTATGATAAGAAATCAGGAAGAGTGATGGATATACAAGCAACTGCGCCTTGTGTGCATTTCTACACTGCAAATTGGGTCATTGACGTAAAAGGGAAAGGTGGATATGTGTATCAgcctcattcatcattgtctttgGAGACTCAAGGATATCCGGACGCTGTGAACCACCCAAATTTCCCGTCGACAATTGTAAATTCGGGAAAGACCTACGCCCACTCTGTGCTGTATACATTCTCCATCAAGAAATAG
- the LOC107788427 gene encoding uncharacterized protein LOC107788427 has protein sequence MSSKVNLLICFFILHLCAAASVRERKIGIYEIKKGDFSVKVTNYGARIISVLLPDKDGKIGDVVLGYDTIKEYENDTSSFGAIVGRVANRIGGAQFTLNGTLYKLIANDGNNTLHGGPKGFSHVVWKVSKYEKDGSHPHITLTYHSADGEQGFPSDLLVSVTYGLKDPYKLSVVMKAKALNKATPVNLAQHTYWNIGGHTSGDILSNDIQIFASHITPVDQHLIPTGEFAPVKNMPYDFLKPRKVGSQINKLQNGYDINYALDISEKMKPVAIVYDKKSGRVMDLQASAPGVQFYTANSLIKKGKGGYVYQPHAALCLETQGFPDAVNHPNFPSTIVTPGKNYVHKMLYTFSITKY, from the exons ATGTCTTCAAAGGTTAATCTGTTGATCTGTTTTTTCATTCTTCATCTGTGTGCTGCCGCTAGTGTTAGAGAGAGAAAGATAGGGATCTATGAGATCAAGAAAGGAGATTTCTCTGTTAAGGTCACTAATTATGGTGCCAGAATCATCTCTGTTCTTCTTCCTGATAAGGATG GAAAAATAGGTGATGTTGTTCTTGGATATGACACCATCAAGGAGTACGAG AATGATACAAGTTCTTTTGGAGCAATAGTTGGAAGAGTTGCAAATCGGATTGGTGGTGCTCAATTTACTTTGAATGGAACCCTTTATAAGCTTATTGCCAATGATGGAAATAACACACTGCATG gTGGCCCTAAAGGATTTAGCCATGTTGTTTGGAAAGTGAGCAAGTACGAGAAAGATGGTTCCCATCCTCACATTACTTTAACTTACCACAGTGCTGATGGGGAACAAG GATTTCCTAGTGATCTTCTTGTCTCTGTTACCTATGGATTAAAAGATCCTTACAAGCTAAGTGTGGTAATGAAGGCAAAAGCACTAAACAAGGCCACTCCAGTTAACTTGGCTCAACACACTTATTGGAATATTGGCGGACACACCAGTGGTGATATCTTGTCCAATGATATTCAAATCTTTGCGTCACACATCACCCCAGTAGATCAACATCTCATTCCAACAGGTGAATTCGCCCCTGTCAAAAACATGCCCTATGATTTCCTGAAGCCTCGTAAAGTTGGGAGCCAGATCAACAAACTCCAAAATGGATATGACATCAACTATGCACTTGACATCAGTGAAAAAATGAAACCTGTGGCAATAGTTTATGATAAGAAGTCAGGAAGAGTGATGGATTTACAAGCGTCTGCGCCTGGTGTGCAATTCTACACTGCAAACTCTCTAATTAAGAAGGGGAAAGGTGGATATGTGTATCAGCCTCATGCAGCTTTGTGTTTGGAGACTCAAGGGTTCCCGGATGCTGTAAATCACCCAAATTTCCCTTCAACTATTGTGACTCCAGGAAAGAACTACGTTCACAAGATGCTGTATACGTTCTCAATCACGAAATACTAG
- the LOC107788425 gene encoding uncharacterized protein LOC107788425 isoform X1: MSSKVSVLICLFILHLWAATSVTGRKIGIYEIKKGDLSVKITNYGARIISVLLPDKHGKIGDVVSGYDTIEEYKNDTRYFGALLGRVVNRIGGAQFTLNGTLYKLVPNEGNNTIHGGPKGFSYVVWKVSKYVQDGLCPCITLTYHSADGEEGFPGDVLASVTYALKDPYKLSVVFKAKALNKATPINLSHHPYWNIGGHNSGDVLSQVVQIFSSHITPVDEQLIPTGEIARVKNTPYDFLKPRKVGSRIDKIDRGYDRNYVLDSNEKMKPVAIVYDKKSGRVMDIQATAPCVHFYTANWVIDVKGKGGYVYQPHSSLSLETQGYPDAVNHPNFPSTIVNSGKTYAHSVLYTFSIKK; this comes from the exons ATGTCTTCCAAGGTTAGTGTGTTAATCTGTTTGTTCATTCTTCATCTGTGGGCTGCCACAAGTGTTACAGGGCGAAAGATAGGAATCTATGAGATTAAGAAAGGAGATTTGTCTGTTAAGATCACTAATTATGGTGCCAGAATAATCTCTGTTCTTCTTCCTGATAAGCATG GAAAAATAGGTGATGTTGTTAGTGGATATGACACCATCGAGGAATACAAG AATGATACACGTTATTTTGGAGCCCTACTTGGAAGGGTTGTTAACCGGATTGGTGGTGCTCAATTTACTTTGAATGGAACCCTTTATAAGCTTGTTCCCAATGAAGGCAATAACACCATTCATG GTGGCCCTAAAGGATTTAGCTATGTTGTCTGGAAGGTGAGCAAATACGTGCAAGATGGTCTGTGCCCTTGCATAACTCTAACATACCATAGTGCTGATGGTGAAGAAG GATTTCCTGGTGATGTTCTTGCCTCTGTTACCTATGCATTAAAAGATCCTTACAAACTTAGTGTGGTATTTAAGGCAAAAGCACTGAACAAGGCCACTCCAATTAACCTGTCTCACCACCCTTACTGGAACATTGGTGGTCACAACAGTGGCGACGTCTTGTCCCAGGTTGTTCAAATCTTTTCATCACACATCACCCCAGTTGACGAACAGCTCATTCCCACAGGCGAGATCGCCCGTGTCAAGAACACGCCCTATGACTTTCTAAAACCCCGTAAGGTGGGGAGCAGGATCGACAAAATCGATAGAGGATATGACAGAAACTACGTACTTGACAGCAATGAAAAAATGAAACCAGTGGCAATAGTTTATGATAAGAAATCAGGAAGAGTGATGGATATACAAGCAACTGCGCCTTGTGTGCATTTCTACACTGCAAATTGGGTCATTGACGTAAAAGGGAAAGGTGGATATGTGTATCAgcctcattcatcattgtctttgGAGACTCAAGGATATCCGGACGCTGTGAACCACCCAAATTTCCCGTCGACAATTGTAAATTCGGGAAAGACCTACGCCCACTCTGTGCTGTATACATTCTCCATCAAGAAATAG